A genomic window from Synechococcus sp. WH 8016 includes:
- a CDS encoding DUF1254 domain-containing protein has protein sequence MKIKCLIITAAVLAGSIAVSPLQAQENPTYKAKVPEELLTPDKMESSYLGELTFQDGFPTKETASKVSNFVDISRAVELFINGTPAASMYGMLNGHVKIGLKPNHSVGITEELMNARSLWLTPQTTTPYVHAEIDVKDGPVVLEIGTPVLGFVNDAFFRYVTDLGVVGADKGRGGKYLLVGPDYEGEIPEGYFVSKTSAYRHWALMRIAAKPGETKEAIEAFKKTFKIYPLADANNPKPTGFINLSNNQYNTIHANDASFYDELNEVIQYEPATAWDPELVGQAGAIGIKKGQKFEPDDRMKKILTEASTIANAYARTVVFSPRNQEVYFYPGKRQWYSPLAGGSHEFLNNGERVLDDRLIFYYYATGSTPMMVKPMVGKGSVYAMTTTDINGVPLNGAKTYKVTLPAPIPAKDFWSFMVYDNQTRSILETDQVTGGLDSNSKGVKLNDDGSATVYFGPKPPEGEGGNWVQTMPSKGYNAILRLYGPLEPWFAKGWMPGDFEPVN, from the coding sequence ATGAAAATCAAGTGCCTCATCATCACCGCTGCGGTTCTTGCAGGGTCAATTGCCGTTTCACCCCTTCAAGCGCAGGAGAATCCAACCTATAAAGCGAAGGTTCCCGAGGAATTGCTAACTCCCGACAAGATGGAGAGCAGCTACCTCGGTGAACTGACATTCCAAGACGGTTTTCCAACGAAGGAAACTGCCTCCAAAGTGAGCAACTTCGTAGACATCTCCCGTGCGGTCGAACTATTCATCAATGGAACGCCAGCCGCTTCGATGTATGGAATGCTTAACGGGCACGTCAAAATCGGTCTCAAGCCCAACCACTCGGTGGGGATCACTGAGGAGTTGATGAATGCCCGTTCCCTGTGGCTCACGCCACAGACGACCACGCCTTACGTGCATGCGGAAATCGATGTGAAAGACGGACCCGTGGTGCTCGAGATCGGCACACCGGTGCTCGGTTTTGTGAATGATGCCTTCTTCCGTTATGTGACGGACCTGGGGGTGGTCGGTGCCGACAAGGGCAGAGGAGGCAAATACCTCTTGGTGGGCCCTGACTATGAAGGAGAGATCCCCGAAGGATATTTCGTCTCCAAGACATCGGCCTACCGTCATTGGGCGTTGATGCGTATCGCCGCCAAGCCCGGTGAAACCAAGGAGGCCATTGAGGCCTTCAAGAAAACCTTCAAGATTTACCCACTTGCCGACGCCAACAATCCCAAACCGACTGGGTTTATCAATCTGTCAAACAACCAATACAACACCATTCATGCCAATGACGCGAGCTTCTATGACGAGCTCAATGAAGTGATTCAGTATGAGCCCGCGACCGCTTGGGATCCTGAGCTCGTAGGGCAAGCTGGAGCGATTGGCATCAAAAAAGGGCAGAAGTTCGAGCCAGACGATCGGATGAAGAAGATCCTCACCGAGGCTTCCACCATCGCCAATGCCTATGCCCGGACCGTCGTATTCAGTCCTCGCAATCAAGAGGTTTACTTCTATCCGGGGAAGCGTCAGTGGTATTCACCTCTCGCTGGAGGGAGCCATGAGTTTCTCAACAATGGCGAGCGAGTGTTAGATGATCGCCTGATCTTTTACTACTACGCCACGGGCAGCACCCCGATGATGGTCAAGCCGATGGTTGGTAAGGGATCGGTCTATGCGATGACAACCACTGACATCAATGGCGTGCCTCTGAATGGAGCGAAGACTTACAAGGTGACTTTGCCAGCGCCGATCCCGGCCAAAGACTTCTGGTCCTTCATGGTCTACGACAATCAGACTCGTTCGATCCTCGAGACCGATCAGGTCACCGGTGGTTTGGATAGCAACTCAAAAGGCGTGAAACTGAATGATGATGGGTCTGCGACCGTTTACTTCGGTCCCAAGCCACCGGAAGGAGAAGGAGGTAATTGGGTGCAGACCATGCCAAGCAAGGGATACAACGCGATTCTTCGTCTTTACGGCCCACTTGAACCATGGTTCGCAAAAGGCTGGATGCCAGGCGACTTCGAACCGGTGAACTAG
- a CDS encoding DUF1214 domain-containing protein — translation MRALPIALSLGLVFGGLTERGPIAHAQSVDITDIKDELSPSEFRAYGESSPKTLRSRLGDLTFTKGGFAGGYPSLKTIDALKNELDFHKATQAYIWAVPIVSYARWLESNEELFGAKDGQIVRLTSPKAKQGILTANATTPYAVAFADLSRTGPLVFDIPKGMSAGVVNDIWQRGIHDFGMSGPDKGNGAKLLILAPKMAIPDGLDTNEYTVIRNGSNIAFLGIRALMPDPAEADQLLSSFRIFPYAKRANPTRLPIIDVDESTEWGQWQPHGMAYWQALKKIMDREVFEDRDRFFLSMLASLGLKKGQPFQPTAAQAEVLKEAAVIGEAMLKSITFDKPFSNNDLYKGTQWDQLMVVTVDDRDGDMDQLYRRAAFTWEAVSRGKAYYIEKAGIGQQYRTAYKDGNGNFLEGDKHYKLTMPPNAPAEVFWSIVVYDVNSRTLILNNEGRPALSSRTGLIENDDGSVTLHFSPELPVGVEKANWIQTNPNESWFSYLRFYGPTQAYFDQTYPLQDIMPVN, via the coding sequence ATGCGTGCTCTCCCGATTGCTTTGTCCTTGGGTCTGGTTTTTGGCGGATTGACTGAGCGGGGGCCAATCGCCCATGCTCAATCCGTTGATATCACAGACATCAAAGATGAACTCAGCCCCTCTGAATTCAGGGCCTATGGAGAGAGCTCACCCAAGACACTGAGATCTCGCCTTGGTGATCTCACATTCACAAAGGGCGGTTTTGCTGGCGGTTACCCCAGTCTTAAGACCATCGATGCGCTTAAGAACGAGCTCGATTTTCACAAAGCAACGCAGGCGTACATCTGGGCCGTTCCCATAGTCAGTTATGCCCGATGGCTTGAGTCCAATGAAGAGCTGTTCGGTGCCAAAGATGGCCAGATCGTGCGGCTGACCTCACCCAAGGCGAAGCAGGGAATTCTGACGGCAAATGCCACGACTCCCTATGCAGTTGCCTTTGCCGATCTTTCAAGAACAGGGCCATTAGTTTTTGACATTCCAAAAGGAATGTCAGCCGGGGTTGTCAATGACATCTGGCAGCGTGGCATTCATGATTTCGGGATGTCTGGTCCGGATAAGGGCAATGGCGCGAAGCTGCTCATCCTTGCGCCGAAGATGGCCATCCCCGATGGTTTGGATACCAATGAGTACACCGTCATTCGCAATGGCTCGAACATTGCGTTTCTAGGGATCAGGGCTCTGATGCCTGATCCTGCTGAGGCGGATCAGCTGTTATCAAGTTTTCGCATCTTCCCTTACGCAAAACGGGCCAATCCCACGCGGCTTCCAATCATTGATGTGGATGAAAGCACGGAGTGGGGGCAATGGCAGCCCCATGGGATGGCCTACTGGCAGGCATTGAAAAAAATCATGGATCGCGAAGTTTTTGAAGATCGCGATCGCTTCTTTCTAAGCATGCTCGCCTCGCTTGGTCTGAAGAAGGGCCAACCCTTTCAGCCCACGGCGGCTCAGGCTGAGGTCTTGAAAGAAGCGGCCGTCATTGGTGAGGCGATGCTCAAATCGATCACCTTTGACAAGCCCTTCTCGAACAATGATCTCTACAAGGGCACGCAATGGGATCAGCTGATGGTGGTCACGGTGGATGACCGAGATGGTGATATGGATCAGCTCTATCGCAGGGCTGCCTTTACCTGGGAGGCTGTTTCAAGGGGCAAGGCTTATTACATCGAGAAGGCAGGCATAGGACAGCAATACCGGACGGCTTACAAGGATGGCAATGGCAACTTTTTGGAAGGCGACAAGCACTACAAGCTGACGATGCCACCCAACGCGCCTGCGGAAGTGTTTTGGTCGATTGTGGTTTATGACGTCAATTCGCGCACGTTGATTCTCAACAATGAAGGCAGGCCTGCACTGAGCTCCAGAACGGGTCTGATTGAGAACGACGATGGTTCAGTGACGTTGCACTTCAGCCCTGAATTGCCGGTTGGCGTTGAAAAAGCCAATTGGATTCAGACCAATCCCAATGAGAGCTGGTTCTCCTATCTGCGCTTTTACGGACCGACTCAGGCCTATTTCGATCAGACCTATCCCCTGCAGGACATCATGCCTGTGAACTAA
- a CDS encoding SDR family NAD(P)-dependent oxidoreductase, which translates to MKHIDLNGGLVMVTGGGGAIGSAIAMESAQAGAAVAVCDINECAAKKVADAIQRKGGKATAFRIDVRDRNDVDAVTAQAVEQLGPLHGLVTAAGVLRTGGITTQGEEDWSSVMAVNVDGTMHAVRAAIPYLENSKGAIVTLGSVSAFIGSNDGGAYTTSKGAVLSFTYAAAGELASRGIRVNNVAPGWVNGGFTHQALAISDHPDQLRDQAKQLHALGRMAEPTDVANAVVWLLSDQASFVTGSMLLVDGGFMIQHKS; encoded by the coding sequence CGGTGGCCTTGTGATGGTGACCGGTGGAGGGGGAGCGATCGGAAGTGCCATAGCCATGGAATCGGCACAAGCAGGTGCCGCGGTAGCTGTTTGTGACATCAATGAATGCGCTGCCAAAAAGGTTGCTGATGCCATCCAACGCAAGGGGGGAAAAGCCACGGCATTCAGAATCGATGTACGCGACCGAAACGATGTTGATGCCGTCACCGCCCAGGCTGTTGAACAGCTCGGACCGTTGCATGGGCTCGTCACAGCAGCAGGAGTCTTAAGAACGGGGGGTATCACGACCCAGGGTGAAGAAGACTGGAGTTCCGTGATGGCGGTGAATGTGGACGGCACCATGCATGCGGTACGCGCTGCTATTCCTTACCTAGAAAACAGCAAAGGTGCCATCGTCACCCTTGGGAGCGTTTCTGCGTTCATTGGCTCCAATGATGGAGGTGCGTACACCACCTCCAAAGGAGCTGTGTTGAGTTTCACCTACGCAGCAGCAGGGGAACTAGCCAGTCGTGGCATTCGGGTTAATAACGTCGCGCCTGGATGGGTGAATGGTGGTTTCACCCATCAAGCTCTGGCCATCAGTGATCATCCTGATCAACTACGTGATCAGGCCAAACAACTCCACGCCCTGGGGCGAATGGCCGAACCAACCGATGTCGCCAATGCCGTGGTCTGGTTACTGTCTGATCAGGCAAGCTTTGTGACTGGATCGATGTTGCTCGTTGATGGCGGTTTCATGATTCAACACAAAAGCTGA